A stretch of the Capsicum annuum cultivar UCD-10X-F1 chromosome 8, UCD10Xv1.1, whole genome shotgun sequence genome encodes the following:
- the LOC107879436 gene encoding uncharacterized protein LOC107879436: MCVVSDKNESIIKGVSIVYANVPHLASIWRLWKNVKPAGSYLYCVYDSGRMYIVDIERGTCNCGWYQIDEIPCPHGIVVLKSKNVDVKEYGRYCSEFYRSNTIVKTYELPIVSMPDKKDWNVPFFVDDEEVLSPKYRRPPGRPKKGRHLKSSESLSSSSNR, from the exons ATGTGTGTTGTATCAGACAAAAATGAAAGTATCATAAAAGGTGTAAGCATTGTTTATGCTAATGTCCCTCATCTAGCAAGTATTTGGCGTTTATGGAAAAAC GTTAAGCCAGCAGGTAGTTATCTTTATTGTGTATATGATTCGGGACGGATGTACATTGTCGATATTGAGCGTGGCACGTGCAATTGTGGCTggtatcaaattgatgaaataccttgtccacatggaATTGTcgtattaaaaagtaaaaatgtgGATGTAAAAGAATATGGTCGTTATTGCTCTGAATTTTACAGGTCAAACACCATAGTGAAGACATATGAACTTCCGATAGTTTCAATGCCAGACAAGAAGGATTGGAATGTTCCattttttgttgatgatgaagaagTTTTGTCGCCCAAATATAGAAGACCGCCTGGTAGGCCAAAAAAAGGAAGGCATTTGAAATCAAGTGAATCGCTGTCTTCAAGTTCAAACCGCTGA